A window of the Streptomyces griseochromogenes genome harbors these coding sequences:
- a CDS encoding cupin domain-containing protein, translated as MEPISLEAALASFTERWSPRIVTTVNDYDVRVAKVEGEHVWHVHDHTDEFFLVLGGELHLALREPAGERTVVLPKGSVFTVPRGTEHKPYAPVPAEILVFEPTGTLSVGDRHDEVPAHVDTTTGHALT; from the coding sequence ATGGAACCGATCTCCCTCGAGGCGGCCCTCGCCTCCTTCACCGAGCGGTGGAGCCCCCGCATCGTGACCACCGTCAACGACTACGACGTACGCGTGGCCAAGGTCGAGGGCGAACACGTCTGGCACGTACACGACCACACCGACGAGTTCTTCCTGGTCCTCGGCGGCGAACTGCACCTCGCCCTCCGGGAGCCGGCCGGCGAGCGCACGGTCGTCCTGCCCAAGGGCTCGGTGTTCACCGTCCCGCGCGGCACCGAGCACAAGCCGTACGCGCCCGTGCCCGCCGAGATCCTGGTCTTCGAGCCCACCGGCACCCTCTCCGTGGGCGACCGGCACGACGAGGTCCCCGCGCACGTGGATACGACGACGGGCCACGCCCTGACCTGA
- a CDS encoding calcium-binding protein, whose translation MLARPARRRVIRAVSAATLVLGTALAAPLTLAGAAGAAPSSATAEVNQYDWKLFYTAAPGQTNKATVTASLTADRTGFVYVIDDVVPITAGHDCAYPDRADHTKVSCTVTGVESQDPYPALVMDLGDRDDTVAYKNATDQVYSYAQISLGTGNDTATDSGRLDGAYVSGNAGNDTITVGKEGLAWGGDGNDTINAGGGDNIVQGGKGDDALHGGGADQYLSGDDGNDTISGGTGDDTLNGGKGNDVLYGNSGDDRLYGNSGDDRLYGGAGRDTLSGGPGTDVIRQN comes from the coding sequence ATGCTCGCTCGTCCCGCCCGCCGCCGGGTGATACGCGCCGTCTCGGCGGCGACGCTGGTCCTCGGTACGGCCCTGGCCGCGCCGCTCACCCTGGCCGGCGCCGCCGGCGCCGCGCCGTCCTCGGCGACCGCCGAGGTCAACCAGTACGACTGGAAGCTCTTCTACACGGCCGCCCCCGGCCAGACCAACAAGGCCACCGTCACCGCCTCGCTCACCGCGGACCGCACGGGCTTCGTCTACGTGATCGACGACGTCGTCCCGATCACCGCGGGCCACGACTGCGCCTACCCCGACCGCGCGGACCACACGAAGGTCTCCTGCACGGTCACCGGTGTCGAGAGCCAGGACCCGTACCCCGCCCTGGTCATGGACCTCGGTGACCGCGACGACACGGTGGCGTACAAGAACGCCACCGACCAGGTCTACTCCTACGCCCAGATCTCGCTGGGCACCGGCAACGACACGGCGACCGACTCCGGCCGCCTCGACGGTGCCTACGTCTCGGGCAACGCGGGCAACGACACCATCACGGTGGGCAAGGAGGGCCTGGCCTGGGGCGGCGACGGCAACGACACGATCAACGCGGGCGGCGGCGACAACATCGTGCAGGGCGGCAAGGGCGACGACGCACTGCACGGCGGCGGGGCGGACCAGTACCTGTCCGGCGACGACGGCAACGACACGATCTCCGGCGGAACCGGCGACGACACCCTGAACGGCGGCAAGGGCAACGACGTCCTGTACGGCAACAGCGGCGACGACCGGCTGTACGGCAACAGCGGCGACGACCGGCTGTACGGCGGCGCGGGCCGGGACACGCTCTCCGGCGGCCCCGGCACGGATGTGATCCGCCAGAACTGA